In Candidatus Tiamatella incendiivivens, the genomic window GGGGTAGGTGCCTCCACATCGTTGTCTTTAATTAACTGAACTCCATGAACCTGCCATTTATATCTCTCTAGAAGCGGGCAGTATGGGAGGCCGCAAAGCCGTTTATACCCCTTGCATTTAGCGCATAATGAGGGGTTTATCCTAGTCACCCCTAGTCCTCTATTAGTTTAAGTGACTTAGATTCGAGTTCGCTATATATTTTATCTTCAGTTTCATCTGTTAATATATAGAACTTTACTAGTAATTCATCTCCCTCTTTGAGAAGAAACGTGTCTGGGGGTAGAGGTATCCATTTCCTTGATCTATTAACTGCTAGGACTAGTCCGCCCATATCAGATAATGATAGCTCCTCGAGAGGTTTCTCTCCTCCTTCATATCTCACTCTAATAACCGTTTCTCTACTTTCCTCCCCAGCCTCCTCGACTATAAAGTGAACAGCGCCTTCTAGGACTGTTAACGCCAGCAGTTTGGCTGCATCCCCCAAACTCTCAAGGCTTTTAGCTAGAATAGCTATGGCTGGCCCGTATTCGGGCTTGTTTCTGTATTCCTTGTATGATGTAGAGAGCAGGTCAACATACATCTGGTCAATATCCTCTTCCATGTTAACAATTTCTACTGCTGCAGTCTTGTCCATGTTGAATATAGAATGGAATGCAAGATCCATCATGAGAGAGGCTAGATTGTAAGTCTCTAAGGCTTGTTCTGCTAGAGGATCCTCTTCCACGGTCTTTTCTATACTGGTAACTAACCTTAATGTTCCATTATCACCTAGGAATCTTGCTAGATCTTCTATCTCATCAAGGGTACCTCTAACTATGAGTATATCACCTTTTTTAATTACAAATGAGGGATCAGGGGCAATATTGTAGTCATTGTCCCTTCTCACAATTAAAGCATCGATACGTGAAACATTCTCCTCTATATCTGATATGGAGATTTCTTCTCTCACCATTTTCATTGCTTTTATAAGTGCTACAGTTTCTTCTCCACGTAAAAGGGAGTTTTTAACTGCTTGGCTAATACTTAATCCTTGAAGAACTACTCCTGCAATATCTCCTGCAGCATTACTTATTCTATCGAATGCTACTCCGAGATTGGCTAGGGAGACCATGTACTTTGCTTGTGAGGGAGATCTAGCTGCAAGCATTGTTTTATAGAGGAGCTTTCTCCACATTTTATCTATTATTTTCTCTATGTTAGAAACTTCTAGCGCTGCACGTTTATCATTCCATATTAGACTGTAGAAGGATAGGTCTAGTGCTATGCTTGAATAATCTTTGGCTTCCTGCAGTATATCACGTATGGTGTCAGTCTTCAATGTAATTTTCACCGTTTTTGCCAAGTATATACAGGGAAAGGGACACTTCCGCTACTACGGGAAGTTTTCCGGGAACATCTTTTAGGTATGTTTGAACTCCCAGTTTTTTCTCCAAGGGATCAAAACCTGCATCTGAGCCGTCGAAAACGAGAGCTGTCGATGATTCAGAGGTGTTATGTTTTCCTAGAATCTCACCGAGCTCTTGTCCAGTTCCTGTAAACAGTATGGTTAAACTTGGTTTAACAGTCTCAACAAAATCCTCGAGGGTAGGCATGACTAATAGGGATAAACCGTTTTTGTAAGCGTATTTAAACGCGTCAGGTATACCCGTCTGAGCAGCCGCCCCGTAAATCTTAGTGTAAACAATCTCTTTTACCCCCATAGTTGAACCTATTTTAATGAAGTCCATAACGCGGCTCG contains:
- a CDS encoding RecB-family nuclease; amino-acid sequence: MLPKNVMLVLNNTSSPSRVMDFIKIGSTMGVKEIVYTKIYGAAAQTGIPDAFKYAYKNGLSLLVMPTLEDFVETVKPSLTILFTGTGQELGEILGKHNTSESSTALVFDGSDAGFDPLEKKLGVQTYLKDVPGKLPVVAEVSLSLYILGKNGENYIED